In Nicotiana tabacum cultivar K326 chromosome 17, ASM71507v2, whole genome shotgun sequence, one DNA window encodes the following:
- the LOC107793237 gene encoding protein DWD HYPERSENSITIVE TO UV-B 1 isoform X1, which translates to MSFDISSMVARYLNSCKLHEVLPNAALLSELYESSMQKKVQQRRTLLVSLDELEDVDMSPLVDVLLKIQLFDVDAVDVLCTSPLAVKQESVVSLVRAVNSSLRTVDLQDMLFKKEILWDLFQGGLNCQSLKLRSTEIQKLNMVGSFMQLHTLNLDFCSSLTSLERGCFACMPKLMRLSICGTRIADMWTTRAALSRLPSLTELRFQNCICCKDTGPCLASSNGAASPASVGKLFSTYEFKRINQDSLNDSPYKVSNHFEGILSSDPSFVAKSGRADLQHEVFFGDLHVQEGDDCPEDINLKLRDRSVVSKMYLSSHPSPICYEKHYKEYMIALLPHLRVLDNCPIRKLDREMANTVFSQYYEFLPYKRRQKENVASVLHMRETGRGNVYHNQFSRIKEAVSCRKSPHFYSRSLCAAKLGSSASPSLHTVSNISNHIKEGSESLRPRQFEYHPTNPSLMAFGTLDGEVVVVNHDAGNIFSYIPLFGVTNSILGLCWLNKNPFKLLAGSDSGSLRLYDINDTLPKGETSYSSSSPVVFEKFEQLTSLHVNSTDDQFLTSGYSKKVAIYDICSGKHLHLFGDMHQQPINVAKFAHHSPNLLVTSSFDRDVKLWDLRQTPSRPCYTASSSRGNVMVCFSPDDLYLLVSAVDNEVKQLLSVDGRLQTDFRIASTGSAHNYTRSYYMNGRDYVISGSSDESIVRICCAQTGRRLRDYYLEDRALESPILVQSLRSDPFRHFHMAVLASYVRPSSRRDIIKVNLLESG; encoded by the exons ATGTCTTTTGACATCTCTTCCATGGTAGCCAG GTACCTGAATTCTTGCAAGCTGCATGAGGTGCTACCCAATGCAGCTCTTCTATCAGAGCTTTATGAG TCCAGCATGCAGAAAAAAGTTCAACAAAGGAGGACTCTATTAGTTTCACTGGATGAGCTTGAAGATGTTGACATGTCCCCCCTTGTCGATGTATTGCTTAAGATCCAACTATTTGATGTTGATGCAGTGGACGTACTTTGCACCTCACCCTTGGCTGTGAAGCAAGAATCTGTGGTCTCCCTAGTGCGTGCAGTCAATTCATCACTCCGAACTGTTGATCTTCAGGATATGCTATTTAAAAAGGAAATCTTGTG GGACCTTTTTCAGGGCGGTTTGAATTGCCAGTCACTAAAGCTGAGGTCCACTGAGATTCAAAAGCTGAATATGGTTGGAAGCTTCATGCAGTTACACACCCTTAATCTGGATTTTTGTTCTTCCCTCACTAGTTTAGAGAGGGGTTGTTTTGCTTGCATGCCAAAATTGATGCGCCTCTCCATATGTGGAACTAGAATAGCTGATATGTGGACTACCCGTGCTGCTTTGTCTCGGCTTCCTTCTTTGACAGAATTAAGGTTTCAAAATTGCATATGTTGCAAAGATACTGGACCATGTCTTGCATCATCCA ATGGTGCTGCCAGTCCAGCTTCTGTTGGCAAATTATTTTCAACTTATgagtttaaaaggataaaccagGACTCACTTAATGATTCGCCATATAAAGTATCAAATCATTTTGAAGGAATTCTTTCATCAGATCCCTCTTTTGTTGCCAAAAGTGGAAGGGCAGATTTGCAACATGAG GTTTTTTTTGGTGATTTGCATGTTCAAGAGGGAGATGATTGTCCCGAGGATATAAACTTGAAACTGAGAGATAGATCAGTTGTTTCCAAGATGTATCTTTCTTCTCATCCTTCTCCAATCTGCTATGAGAAACACTACAAGGAATACATGATTGCATTATTGCCTCATCTAAGAGTGCTAGATAACTGTCCTATAAGAAAGCTAGACAGAGAAATGGCAAATACTGTCTTCTCACAGTACTATGAGTTTTTGCCGTACAAACGCCGGCAgaaagaaaatgttgcaagtGTTTTGCATATGCGTGAAACAGGAAGAGGTAATGTGTACCACAACCAATTTTCTCGGATAAAGGAGGCAGTTTCTTGTAGGAAAAGCCcacatttctattctaggtcccTCTGCGCAGCCAAACTTGGTTCATCCGCTTCTCCATCCCTGCATACAGTGTCTAATATCAGCAATCATATTAAAGAAGGAAGCGAGAGCCTTCGACCGAGACAATTTGAGTATCACCCCACTAATCCTAGTCTAATGGCTTTTGGAACTTTGGATGGGGAAGTGGTTGTCGTTAACCATGATGCTGGAAATATTTTCAGCTATATTCCACTCTTTGGGGTGACTAATAGCATCTTGGGCCTCTGCTGGCTTAACAAGAATCCATTTAAG CTCCTTGCCGGTTCTGACAGTGGCTCTTTGAGATTGTATGACATCAATGACACATTGCCAAAAGGAGAGACAAGCTATAGCAGTTCCAGCCCTGTTGTTTTTGAGAAATTTGAACAGTTGACTTCACTTCATGTTAATTCAACAGATGATCAGTTTCTTACAAGTGGCTATTCAAAGAAAGTTGCCATATACGATATTTGTAGTGGCAAGCACTTACATCTGTTCGGTGATATGCATCAACAACCCATTAATGTGGCTAAATTTGCACATCACTCTCCAAACCTGCTTGTTACTTCATCATTTGATCGTGATGTCAAATTGTGGGATTTGAGGCAGACGCCAAGTCGCCCCTGTTATACAGCCTCGAGCTCAAGGGGAAACGTGATGGTTTGCTTCTCCCCAGACGACCTTTATCTGCTGGTATCGGCTGTAGACAACGAG GTGAAACAACTTTTGTCTGTAGATGGGAGGCTGCAGACAGATTTCCGTATAGCTTCCACAGGGAGCGCTCATAATTATACACGATCATATTACATGAATGGGAGGGACTATGTTATTAGTGGAAGCAGTGATGAATCAATTGTTCGCATTTGTTGTGCTCAAACAGGGAGGCGATTGAGGGACTATTATTTGGAG GACAGGGCATTGGAGAGTCCAATATTGGTGCAGTCCTTGAGAAGTGATCCTTTCAGA CATTTTCACATGGCTGTCTTAGCATCGTATGTGCGCCCCAGTTCAAGACGAGACATCATTAAG GTCAATTTGCTAGAATCAGGATAA
- the LOC107793237 gene encoding protein DWD HYPERSENSITIVE TO UV-B 1 isoform X2: MRCYPMQLFYQSFMSMQKKVQQRRTLLVSLDELEDVDMSPLVDVLLKIQLFDVDAVDVLCTSPLAVKQESVVSLVRAVNSSLRTVDLQDMLFKKEILWDLFQGGLNCQSLKLRSTEIQKLNMVGSFMQLHTLNLDFCSSLTSLERGCFACMPKLMRLSICGTRIADMWTTRAALSRLPSLTELRFQNCICCKDTGPCLASSNGAASPASVGKLFSTYEFKRINQDSLNDSPYKVSNHFEGILSSDPSFVAKSGRADLQHEVFFGDLHVQEGDDCPEDINLKLRDRSVVSKMYLSSHPSPICYEKHYKEYMIALLPHLRVLDNCPIRKLDREMANTVFSQYYEFLPYKRRQKENVASVLHMRETGRGNVYHNQFSRIKEAVSCRKSPHFYSRSLCAAKLGSSASPSLHTVSNISNHIKEGSESLRPRQFEYHPTNPSLMAFGTLDGEVVVVNHDAGNIFSYIPLFGVTNSILGLCWLNKNPFKLLAGSDSGSLRLYDINDTLPKGETSYSSSSPVVFEKFEQLTSLHVNSTDDQFLTSGYSKKVAIYDICSGKHLHLFGDMHQQPINVAKFAHHSPNLLVTSSFDRDVKLWDLRQTPSRPCYTASSSRGNVMVCFSPDDLYLLVSAVDNEVKQLLSVDGRLQTDFRIASTGSAHNYTRSYYMNGRDYVISGSSDESIVRICCAQTGRRLRDYYLEDRALESPILVQSLRSDPFRHFHMAVLASYVRPSSRRDIIKVNLLESG, from the exons ATGAGGTGCTACCCAATGCAGCTCTTCTATCAGAGCTTTATGAG CATGCAGAAAAAAGTTCAACAAAGGAGGACTCTATTAGTTTCACTGGATGAGCTTGAAGATGTTGACATGTCCCCCCTTGTCGATGTATTGCTTAAGATCCAACTATTTGATGTTGATGCAGTGGACGTACTTTGCACCTCACCCTTGGCTGTGAAGCAAGAATCTGTGGTCTCCCTAGTGCGTGCAGTCAATTCATCACTCCGAACTGTTGATCTTCAGGATATGCTATTTAAAAAGGAAATCTTGTG GGACCTTTTTCAGGGCGGTTTGAATTGCCAGTCACTAAAGCTGAGGTCCACTGAGATTCAAAAGCTGAATATGGTTGGAAGCTTCATGCAGTTACACACCCTTAATCTGGATTTTTGTTCTTCCCTCACTAGTTTAGAGAGGGGTTGTTTTGCTTGCATGCCAAAATTGATGCGCCTCTCCATATGTGGAACTAGAATAGCTGATATGTGGACTACCCGTGCTGCTTTGTCTCGGCTTCCTTCTTTGACAGAATTAAGGTTTCAAAATTGCATATGTTGCAAAGATACTGGACCATGTCTTGCATCATCCA ATGGTGCTGCCAGTCCAGCTTCTGTTGGCAAATTATTTTCAACTTATgagtttaaaaggataaaccagGACTCACTTAATGATTCGCCATATAAAGTATCAAATCATTTTGAAGGAATTCTTTCATCAGATCCCTCTTTTGTTGCCAAAAGTGGAAGGGCAGATTTGCAACATGAG GTTTTTTTTGGTGATTTGCATGTTCAAGAGGGAGATGATTGTCCCGAGGATATAAACTTGAAACTGAGAGATAGATCAGTTGTTTCCAAGATGTATCTTTCTTCTCATCCTTCTCCAATCTGCTATGAGAAACACTACAAGGAATACATGATTGCATTATTGCCTCATCTAAGAGTGCTAGATAACTGTCCTATAAGAAAGCTAGACAGAGAAATGGCAAATACTGTCTTCTCACAGTACTATGAGTTTTTGCCGTACAAACGCCGGCAgaaagaaaatgttgcaagtGTTTTGCATATGCGTGAAACAGGAAGAGGTAATGTGTACCACAACCAATTTTCTCGGATAAAGGAGGCAGTTTCTTGTAGGAAAAGCCcacatttctattctaggtcccTCTGCGCAGCCAAACTTGGTTCATCCGCTTCTCCATCCCTGCATACAGTGTCTAATATCAGCAATCATATTAAAGAAGGAAGCGAGAGCCTTCGACCGAGACAATTTGAGTATCACCCCACTAATCCTAGTCTAATGGCTTTTGGAACTTTGGATGGGGAAGTGGTTGTCGTTAACCATGATGCTGGAAATATTTTCAGCTATATTCCACTCTTTGGGGTGACTAATAGCATCTTGGGCCTCTGCTGGCTTAACAAGAATCCATTTAAG CTCCTTGCCGGTTCTGACAGTGGCTCTTTGAGATTGTATGACATCAATGACACATTGCCAAAAGGAGAGACAAGCTATAGCAGTTCCAGCCCTGTTGTTTTTGAGAAATTTGAACAGTTGACTTCACTTCATGTTAATTCAACAGATGATCAGTTTCTTACAAGTGGCTATTCAAAGAAAGTTGCCATATACGATATTTGTAGTGGCAAGCACTTACATCTGTTCGGTGATATGCATCAACAACCCATTAATGTGGCTAAATTTGCACATCACTCTCCAAACCTGCTTGTTACTTCATCATTTGATCGTGATGTCAAATTGTGGGATTTGAGGCAGACGCCAAGTCGCCCCTGTTATACAGCCTCGAGCTCAAGGGGAAACGTGATGGTTTGCTTCTCCCCAGACGACCTTTATCTGCTGGTATCGGCTGTAGACAACGAG GTGAAACAACTTTTGTCTGTAGATGGGAGGCTGCAGACAGATTTCCGTATAGCTTCCACAGGGAGCGCTCATAATTATACACGATCATATTACATGAATGGGAGGGACTATGTTATTAGTGGAAGCAGTGATGAATCAATTGTTCGCATTTGTTGTGCTCAAACAGGGAGGCGATTGAGGGACTATTATTTGGAG GACAGGGCATTGGAGAGTCCAATATTGGTGCAGTCCTTGAGAAGTGATCCTTTCAGA CATTTTCACATGGCTGTCTTAGCATCGTATGTGCGCCCCAGTTCAAGACGAGACATCATTAAG GTCAATTTGCTAGAATCAGGATAA